The genomic stretch TTACCTCTATGGCTTCTAGTAAAACAGTTGTTTGTAGGTGTATTTTTAGTTAGTAGATTTATAGATGTTTGTATTCTGTGTTTAGCTATTTACTTAAGAAGCATACCTCACAAACTTCCCAGATACATAAAAGTgccaaagggaaaggaaaaaccttTGCCAAAGAAGTTTGACTGGAGGGACAAGAAAGTCATTGCAGAAGTGAGAAATCAGCGAACAGTAAGTCCtggtgttttcctttcctgattcTCAAGCACTGCTCAGAGTCAGTTCCAGAAGGTATGTCGTAGAGCACAGTGAAGGTTTTGGAAGGGACCAGCATTGCCTCAAGACTCCTTGGAGCGCTAGCACAAGTGTGGCCAGTTGAACATATACAAAGTCACATAGCATTTTTTGCAAAGTGGGATTAGACTTAAAAATATGAGATGTGAAAGTTGTGCATTTAGAAACTGTGCAATTATAAACTGCGTGTAATACGTTTTCTGATCTAGTTATCTAagtctgcaaatattttgcaccatgtgtattttgtatttttctgaacagaCTGAGGTAAGTTCAGTACCTGACCTCATCCCCCTGTTTCACCTGGATGGGTATAGATcctttgctgttgttttctttcatgaCTGAATGTCCTTGGCTAGTCAACACCCATATCTTTACCATTGAACACCTCAGGGAATGCATTCATGGTAGGAAGATAACCAGACCCCACCTGATTACACTTTATCCCAAAGTGGTTATGGTCACTAGTAAGAAACAAGCTGTTAAATCCCCAatgtctttcctttctgtgcttcaCTTAGTGGAACCTGGACCTTGCCTAGGAACAAATTCTGCTTCCTATTTTAAATGCCACAGTTTAAAGAGCCTAGAACTGCAGTATAGATTCTGCTATTgcctaagaattttttttattatgtttaatttcagtttacTGTTTCTTAAACTGTAATCTAATATATTTCTATAAAAGCCTTGAGACTGTAGAAAGCTGTAGACTGTCTCCTTAAGTGTACCCTTTTCAAAAACGTACACTAATGTggttaaaatataattttatccTGAGCCCCAATCCTTCTTTAAGAGAATAGATATCTCACAGTAAAGAGCATCCTCAGACCTATCTTAAAGGGCAGAAATGAATCAAGAAAGAATCCTTAAAATAAGACAACCAAAATGCATGAATCCTTAAAATAAGACATCCATAATGCATTTCTAGCTTTCAGAGAGTagtacaggggaaaaaaacagttcaaTATGTCAAATggctaatttaatttctttattattgCCTTAAAAATGAAGTTCAAGGATGATGTAGTAAATTATGAGCATTAGAAGACTCTTttgacttttcttcttttcacatcagtcttcaaaaacaaagctgactttttctttctcccgTTTCCCTTCTCTTTGTACCAGTGTGGAGGCTGCTGGGCTTTCAGTGTTGTGGGTGGTATAGAGTCTGCCTATgcaattaaaggaaataaactgGAAGAACTCAGTGTACAGCAGGTTATTGACTGTTCATACAATAATTACGGCTGCAGCGGGGGATCCACTGTTAGTGCTTTGAGCTGGCTGAACCAGGTTTGAAACTTTTCATAAATCTCGAACCCTTCCTTAGCTTTCCTATTAACATTCTTTTTTACTGGGAAAAAGTGATGGGGAAGGTGGAGCATACAGctcatctgattttttttaggtgtgtgtatatatgtattatatatgtatatacatgtgtgtgtgtatgtatgtatgcatatttATTTAGTCTGGAATCAAGAGAGAGTTTGTTCAAGCAGAACTGAAACTTGATTGGAATTTTATAGTCTATATATCTTCTTGTGAATGTAACAAGTTGACCCACAAGGgttgaaaataatgtttcttgAAAGCTACAGtgtttccactgaaatcaattgGAACTGCAGACATATAGTACCATGTAGAAGGAGCCTGTCATTTTGTCGATTTGAATGTCCAGTTTAGGCACCAGCatctggggaagaggagggctgCTGAGactttctgctttcaaatttcTATGGTTTCTGTGGCAAACACTGCAAAATCATGCAGGAGTGTGGAGAATCTCTGAATAAAATTGGCAAATTGGCTGCATTTACCTTTGTTTCACTTGCAAcccaaaacaatgaaaatgcagacatagtttcaaaaagaaattctaCTTCAGTTGTAGCTAACGCATTTCGttcatgaaaaatgcaaaatgtgtgTTACTAATATATGTAAGCAGAAACAATTTAatatctttgaaataaaaaatattctctagGACAACAGTTTGAGTTATAGGAATATAAAAAGAATCTCTTACctttttgaagtttaaaaaagaagctGGTTGTCCTTTTTAAGGTCCTTTGTAATTCTGCCCCTGAAGATTCATATAACCCCAGCTAATAACAGTCAAGATAACCTGTTTAAGTCTGCATTTCAAGAAAGACAGAGGATGTTCATCTGGATTCCTCTGAAGCAATATTGCCTCATGCTTGGCAACTTGGGACTACAAATGAATTAGACTGGTGAAGGCACTGTCATAAACATGCTGTACtgcaaaagacaagaaaagtaTGAAATGTTGATGCAATACCTTTGTAGTTGGACTTTGAACTGTGGCAGCCATTATGATACATTATATACTGGCATGAGGATTTGATGCCAATAGCAGAATTTTacttaatttcagtattttatagAACTGTTCTTGGGATATTTGTGGTTCTTGAACTGTCCCAAGGAGAGGATAATTTTGTGTGTGGATGTTGTTTGAAGAGAATGAATGGTCATTCATTAAATGAATGAATAGTCTCTGTCTTGAAATTGATGAGATTACTCATGAGGCTAGTTTAAACCAGAGAtagcttttaaattttgttcATTATTTAAACACTTCTGAATCCCTTCTGAAGCTTTCTCTGCCAACAGGGGAACTAGAGAGAGTAAATATCTTCTTTCCCAACATGACATTCTTATTTCTAATCCCCCCCAGAATGCACTGAATTATGAGTGAGTTCTGTGGTCAGTTTCAGTGTCTGTTTTGATCTGCATAGTGTTAAAGTCAAACGCAttaaattctcatttatttatctTCTTTCAGACAAAAGTAAAACTTGTGAGAGATTCAGAATACACTTTTAAAGCTCAGACAGGACTGTGCCATTATTTTGGTCGCTCAGATTTTGGAGTTTCAATAACAGGATTTGCTGCATATGACTTCAGGTAGCTACTATtgattctttttatttgctgtacttttccttctgtgttcaCTAACTGTGGTGGAGTAAGCTAGAGCCAATAATGCATTGACCAGCCAAAGGTTATGAGGTTGTTTGCATCAGTTCTGTAGCTGTGTACTGGATAAGAATTAATACGTAACATTTTTTAGGGTTATGGCTTGCCACAACAGATCAACTCAACCCTACCATCACTAAGCTTGTTCAAATTAGAAAGCTTAAGTCAGCATCTTGAAATTAGATCTTTTCAGTTGGCTGTGTTTAAATTGGAACATTGAGTTAGttacaattttaaatatatgctaAGTGAACATTACTTTGCTTAAGTATCAGAAACGGTAAATCCTACCAATAATAATTAGAACTTGTTGAAAAAAGTAGGAATTATTCTGTTACTTCAGTATTCATCCGTTTACATACCCACCCACACCCTCCTCCAGTCCATGACTTAGCAAAGTGTTGTCAACTGAATTTTGTAAAGACAATTGGTAGCTTTTTAGGTTTCTGTACCAAGAAagtttctttctaattttattaGTAGAATGCAGCTGTATACTGAACTTCAAGacaagaaatataattttgacTAGGAATTGAATTACTGCCAGATATAAGTAACTAAAATCAATTATAGCTTTGCCAGTCTGTATTTGCCAAATTTAGTTATTGCACATACCATGCAGTGATAAAGATTTCCTGTTCCAGtatattacataaataaaactgtatgAGGATGCTAATGGTAATGTCTGATAGTGATAATGTCCTGTGTTTTGGTATGTTTGAGATACATATTTTAGTGTATTATTATGTATGACATAAGAGGTACTTCTGCgtgtttgaaaaaataatggGAAATACGATTTGTCCAAAGGTGGTTTTTAATTAAGAGTGATGCATAAAAGGTACATAGTGCTCACCATTGCCCACTGACTTGACCCAGAAACCTGCTTCTTTTTAATAGCGTCATATCTTTGGATCTGCACCTTTCCCATAGTCTGTGTGCCTTATATTTGTATTACTCTGTTCTGGTGtatgaaatacatatttattgATGTATGTTATGTGGTGTGTAGAACTCATAGGAAACAGTtgaattatttgatttttaaattgtacTTAACAAGTAGATTACCACCTCTCAAATTGCTTTAGTGTGCTAACTTAAGTCACTCGGCATTATCACTCACTTCTTTCACAGCggtcaggaagaagaaatgatgAGGATGCTTGTTAACTGGGGCCCTTTGGCAGTAACAGTAGATGCGGTTAGCTGGCAGGATTATCTTGGTGGGATCATACAGTACCACTGCTCCAGTGGAAGAGCAAATCATGCTGTTCTAATAACTGGTTTTGACAGAACAGGTGCGTTTCCATCAACTGAACTTCAACCCAGtaggttttgtggtttttctcttACTTGCAACTTGCGGTTAAAATCACAGGTGATTAAAATCCAGAACTGAGTGTTCCGTTGAGAGCTGTTTGACTTGGTGTCACATCAGTTCTGGAAGTGCAGTCTGATCCCAGGAGAAATACTCTTCTTGTCTGTGCTCCTTCAGTTCTGTGGGACTTCATGTCCTTGTAAAGTCACAAACACAGCTATATGTGTCTTCATGCTAGCAGAGGATATATCCAGTCAGTTCAACACTGGACTATTATCTCTGTCCTCTGTGTGAACAGAAGTAGGTTTCACTGTTCTATATCACCAAACGATCATAAACTATGAGGTACTAAAATGGTAATTAACTCAGTAGAGTGTTAGAAGTTTTTTATGCTTCCCACATCTCATGTTGTCTCATTTACGAAAATGTCTCTTCCAGGTAGTATCCCTTACTGGATTGTGCAGAACTCTTGGGGGCCTACGTGGGGAATAGATGGCTATGTTCGTGTTAAGATAGGCGGCAATGTCTGTGGTGAgtctgacaaaaaaaataattaaagtggTAAAGGCCACATGCTGGGGTATGTTTCTCCATGTAAGTAAAGCAATGTAATGGGATcctcagagaagaaataaaaatcattgctctgttttaaaagaagttagAGGAGTCcaagtagaaaaataaagtggttGCTAGTTCAACCAAGCCATATAGTTGAATGATTGAAAAACACCATGCAAAGGTAAAGCTATATAACACATAACAAGTAAAGTGCTATTGTACCTTACCATGTAAAGGTAATGGCATTGTAAAGTATACAGTCATGTGTCATGGTTCTAGGTTAGTGCCATTGCTATACTCAGTGTAGGTAAAACAGCTGCTGTCCTTGTCTGGTGGATGCAATTACCCCTGGTCTCAGTTTAGCAAACAAATATGAAACATGGATCCACCTGTGCTTGGCAATTGTGTACCCTGCTTGTGGCTTTTCTTGTAGGATAGAGGTATATACTTTTATTGCTGGTTCCATCTCCCACCCTCTTACCATTTGCATGAGACTTTTCTTGGTGTTTGAGGGGGTTTTGTAGTGTTAAATACCCAGTTTCTTCTGAGTTGCTGGATATGGAGGTAAGGCAGGGGAAGCTCCTGTTTACCAGCAAAGATTGCTGAGCCAAATTGCTGGGATTGGACTACTAGATAGTAAGTAAGTCTTGTGTGTCCATTGAGTTTCTGTCTGTTAGATTAACACTGTAGGTCTTCTGTTGGCTTTCCCTTCCATGTATGTTTCACAGTAGCTCTCACAGTCATTGTAAAATGTGTTAGAAGGTGTAAATCATCTGCAAATAAGAATAGGTAATACTCAGTTTGCCTGCACAGTAAATATCAGGACAATGTACCCTATTGTAGCTTTTCCATGTTGCTGAAACTTTTGTTCTTATTGTTGTTGTATAAACAAACtattctgaaagagaaatttaCAAGTAGTGATAATTAAAGCAAGTCAATTGTAGAAGTGGTCAGGAAGAACAGCTGTGTTATTTTCAAAATCCATTCTCTCAAAAAGCAGGATCTTTCACGTTTCTGTAGTGTGTTACAAAAGAACAATCCAGCAAAGGCCCGTTGTTGCTCTGTTTCCCCCACAGATGTTCTCTTCTGATTGAGAGTGGCTCTGACACCACTTTTGAGGGTATAAGAGCCATCGTCCTTTGACACCTTCACAGGCTCTAGTCAGACTTTGCTTTTAGTACAACAATGCAAAAAGAACTAAGCATGAAGAAAGGCCTAGtttgctctgtgtttgtgtgtgtatgagTGTTCAAAAATGTGCCTTGGAATTTGTGATCTCTAGTCTCTTGGTGACCTTTCAAAGCTACATAGCTTTGTATTGTCTATCTATTGCTAATGAATATAATTAAAAGGGAAGAGGATATCAAGGTTTAGAGTGCTTTTCAGCACCCAGATTCGACCAATGCTTTTCAGCACCCAGATTCCACCAATGCTGAATCCTCAAAAAGGATCTAAAGTTTCAAACATGAAAACAGAGGAGGGAGGAGTATAGAGCACAGCTATAAATAGGGTTGGGCAATGAAGAAATAGACAGGTTGCAGCTGATTCCCTGCCCGCTCCCGCCCCCATGACCAGCAGTTCACCTACTGTCATGGCATGGAGGAGAGAGGGCATTATATGAATGTGAATTCTGGGAACTTATTTGTGATAAGTCTTCACTTCCAGTACttcttaaaaaatttttttttgtttcttttgtaggTATAGCAGATATAGTTTCATCAGTATTTGTTTGACACTTACTGGCCAAAGACCATGATTATTGTTTGGATAATAGTTTGGCACACACTTGATGTGAAGATTTACTTCAAAgcaacattttataaaataagaaatgactGTAAGGGCAATTCCTGCTTTTAGACAGTACAGGAATGGGTTGGCTGgagtttttaaaagtgtttttatttggaATGTGCATTGAGTATGAAATCTCGTGGAATAAGAAGACTCGAAATCAGCTGGAGAGGATGCAAAAAGAAGTTACAAAAATGGACTGAAACTGTGAATGTGAACTCTATCCAAGTGTTGAATACTACTCCATAAAAAAAACTTCCAAGGAAAGAAGTGATGAAAAATGATAAGGAATTTCGGTCAAATAATCAATAGTATGACAACATACAATCAAAATGCTTTGGATATAAGAAGAACCATAATTAGGTCTGCTTTTACTTGGTGAGGAGGAAGGGcagatggaagaaaatattatctctgttttgctttgataCCTGTCTAGCACCTCTgacagacacacacattttGTCTTCCTCCTTTTTGTGAAATCCTACTTTAAAGCTAGAATAATAGAAGAAGGAAATGGAGAGTCAAAGTTGTTTCCTGAGCACCCGCTGTCTCTGAAGTGCTGCAGTCCTTCAGTTTCAGTCTTCCAACCTTTATTGGGTAAATACAACTTTAGAGCTCTTCAGAGTAGGGAGTGTGTTTTGGAAAGTGCCTGGAATATCTGAGTCTTCTGGATTAATTTGTTAGATGGGTAGAAAAGTAAGAAGTAACTGTATTTAGATAAACCGAGGCAGTTCCAGTGGTTTAACATTCTGTGTCCTGGCAGGATGTATGTGTTTGCAAATCAGCCTTTCCGTGCTTTGAGAGCTGTGTCAGTTCCATGCCTTCTCCCTTCTCTACTTCACAACTAACAGTAAAGCcagttacaaaatagaaatcAAAAAACTTACTTATTGTAGAAAAAATTGTGAGGGTGGGGGTTGTTAATACATATTTGCCACCTTTAGAAAGTCAGCAATTACAGAATACTCCAAATAGAGTGGATGTTAAATTTCCCTACATTAATTGAACTCATAGGTGGGACTTGTGGGGAATCAAAAGGTGGTTCCAGCTTTGCTGACATGTAAAACTGCACTTGCAGGCAAATGTAACTAGAATTCACAACCAAACATGTAATTCTAAAATGCTCTGAATCTTTCATCTGGAATGCTTTCCCTGTAATCTCTTATGATATGAAGCACTAGTATGAAAAGTATTGAAGCAGTTCTGTAATTTTTGCACTCAATTACTGTACCATGTTAATAGATCAATGTATTATTATCTTTTTATGACAAATACAATCATAATTGTCTGTTGTAAGTATTGTCATTTTAgtccttttaatattttaaatgaaaggaagaCCAAGCACTACCTTTCACTGTTTCAGGTTCTGCTACTTACTGAATTTACTGGCTGAAAACTTCAGATTAACAACAGGGGAAGTCTTCTGTAGTCTTACGTCTTCTGTAGTATGGCCTTCCCTTAGCAGTTTACAAACAACAAATACCATACTCTCATAACTGGAAAATGATAGCCAAAGTTCCTCACTGGCATTGATAAGAGTAATGTTGTTATAGTAGTATCAAACACAGACGTTCCACCGGTGTTTTTGAGGTGGTACTACCAGGAATAAGTACCTGAAGCGATAAGACACAGAGCAACTCAGCAGAGATTAAGGCCTACAGCGTATGTGTATTTCCAAGGGAAGCGTTTAAAAAGACAAGAGTCCAATGAGAAGACGACGCAGCTTTCTCAATATTCTGTGGCCAAATTTGCCTTGCTTTTATTATATATCAATTTAATTCTTATTTCAATGATATTTTGAATAAAAACCACTTTTAATGTCTGTCATAATGTTGTTTGAACTTTATGCTTGCTTTAGAAGAAGGCTTAACAAAAGAAGAGCTTTAATACTGCTTTATTTGAAGTGCAAAGTAAGTACTTATTTATATCTGCTATTCTTAACAGTAAGTATTTCTACTGAAGGGATTCACATTCATGTGTAACAACACATAGATAGCAACGTTATTCCTGATGTATGTAAAAGTTCAAGAGGCTTGGGTGTTTATAGATTCAGGacttaatattattttaaatctagCTTTTGAAACTCTTAACCcaaaattcctttcaaaattcCACTAGAGCTCAGAAACTAATGTTCTTTTGAAGGTGATGAGACTCATTACATCCTCAACTAGAAGCAGTAAATTACTAGCAGCCATtagccaaacaaacaaatacaaaaatatgtaCAAATATGACATGATCATGATAATTCTGTATAATTTACTCCCTCTCTCTATATGTAGGTTTTAGAAGCCAACTAAGAGTTAAAAATTGGCCGTTGAGTTGAATTGGGGTATCATTTTAGTCTTAACATAGGCTAACTcaatacagattattttttctacAAACAATTACATTTCTTCCATAAATCGATCATACTATTCACATAGCTGtcatacataaatacatatttacacACCCACACTGTGTGAGAATAGCTGTTGTATATGAGGGATAGCACCACTCGAGGTGAAAGTCCTGAAGTTCTTTACAGCAACCGGTCTAGAAAGGCAGGCTAGTCAGAGTCATCGCTGCTAAAATAGGAGCTGTCACAGTATTCTGCCGTATAAAGGAATTTATGAATGGTTGGGTTCATCTTTGGTATCCAGTGTCTTGGCACTAGAAATGTTGAAAGATTGAACAAATCCACAAACACCTTGTATCTGTCACTGAAAAAGACAATCGGGAACAATTAGTACTGCATAGAGGGCCATAATTTCAAAATCCTCAGGAATCACTCCATCTCTTTTATTTAGTAAGGTTTCTGCACTAACCCTCCTCATGAATATTCCAGAGTAAGAATCCAATCCTAACTATTTCTAGGGCATAGCAGATCAGACTTAAAAAGGAAGTATGGTTGCTATAGTCacatctttcttctgaaaatgcaGAGTATGTAGGCTATAATCTCCAGACCTCCACTCTTGTGGTAGATATGAAGTAGAATTTATTTAGGAAGAATGTTAACCTGAAATTAAGGAAGAGTGAGAAGGCTTGCTGAAAAAGACAGTGAACCTTTAATCTTCCAATTTAATCTAAGCATCTGCTTTCTATTCCATCCTTTGTTAACAATGTTTGTCATGGGAATCATTGCCCACAGTCATACATTGCAGCTACCAGCTACATACAGtttctctttgaaaacaaacctcAGGGAAGGTCCTCTTAGAAGAAGGCATTTGAAATATCCTTGCGCTTTTTGACATAATGGGGTTCAGGACTGTCAGGACATAGTTGCAGCTAAAAAGCTTGAATTGTAACTAGCTAGATCCTCAAATTTGGTGTAAAAAAGTTCCACCCAGTCAGAGAGTTCTGTGCTCAGGCCCGAccatcctttttaaattccttttctgcttcatcCAACAGAATGAAGCATGTATCTGATTGTTGCCTGACAGCTTGAGAGTATTAATTACTATGACCTTTAAGAATATATTCAGTCCTAAATGGAAGAACCTTAGATTATATGATTAGAGGTCATGCTAAGGAACAAAGAAACTGTCATCAGTTGCACAGTAGACAGGACTCACTTGCAGCCTGTATCACCTCATTAACTTGGGCTAGCTTGCACACAAACTAAACAATGCAGGTTTAATATTATTGCTATTACAGTAACGCCTAGATCCCTTGACTGAGAATGATAAATGGCACTTTGCATGAGTGATCGAAAGGAGTTCTTTTTGCCACAAAAGGTTTGGAATTTACATATGTCAACCTGATAAGTAAATGTTCAACAGCCAGGAGGAAGTGCTAGACCCCCAAAAGAGAAACAGCCCCCCTCTGGCCTCCAATGAGCCGTCTGAAATCTGTCTCCTGGCAGTATGGTGTCTACAAACTGCGTTATTGCAGGCCATGGGGGAAACACGTTATTCTTACCTCACTGTGGAGCGCAAATACTGGTAGCCTGATGAGCCTCCAGTGCCAGCCTTGCTGCCAATCATTCTGTGCACCATGCAGACGTGGTTATCTAAGTAATACAAAAGAAGGACATGGCATATGTTCAGTGTTAAGATATAACCAGAGGGTCACATCAAGGTGCATCGGTGAAATATTAAAGATCATACAGAGATCTTCCCAGAGATACAGAACTACTAGGTCTTCAGCAATGCAGGAGTTAATTATGCCACTCTTCAGTCAACTAATATAAAATTATTGTTAATACAGAATGAATACACTAATTATTATACATTATTGTGCTCTGTTAATACAgaattaatacatttatttatggATGTCTAGGTAGGGAAGGAGCAGAAGGGATGTTTTCATATGAAGAGTTGTCATGATGACGTTTTGGCAGACATTGGAAAATATATACCTGCCCCTTAAATAAAATTGTTCACCTAACTTAAAGCATGTCCTAGAAGTGATAGCTATACCTATGTTATCTAATAATCACAGAAGCAGCTGTTCATTTTTCCTCTTGgccaaaatacaaacaaaaaaaagtcattccTAAAGGATCAACTCAGAAGCTCAATTCTAAAACTCTGGGTATAACTTGTCTAAAAAAGGGAGAAACAGAACTGTTTACTTGCATCTAAAAGAGGGAGTGTCACAGTCAAAAAGTGAAACTCACATCTCCATTTGGTCATGAGCACATCAATATCCATAAGGGAGGTAAGAAGCTGAAAGGGAACCTGAAAACGAGGCTCTTCccttggaaaatgaaagagaagacagTGAGACCTCTTACGatatgctgtatttttcaaagtatCACTTCACCAATGCATAACAGTGACAATGTATATTTTTCCTAAACTGGTATTGAAATGTCAGTAGGTATTCTAACAAATGCTTCTGCTGTCTAAGTCTCGATCTGTGCCTTTTCCCTCATACTTGGAAAAATACTCTAAATCCTTCTAGGCCACTTTGTAGAACAGTTTGAACAAGGCATTTGCTAGTTTCAATCTGAGGAGCAGCATCTAGTCAAACACGAActggctgcccagagaggctgtgtaatcTCCATCTTTGAAGGTattcaaaactcaactggacaCAGCCACGAGCAGCTCAGTCTGACCTTCAAGTTGGATCTAACTAATCTGGGTTTTCAtggagggttggactagattACTTTCCAAGGCCTGTTCCAACCTATATAAACCTGTGCTGCTGTCCTTAACCTTCacctctcctcctgccagtAAGCATTAAAGATTTATCTTCTAACATTACCTGTAGAAGTAGATCATTAAGGCACCCTTCAGTGCTTTATAAGACAGTCGTCTTTCTCCTGCAAAATACAAGTGTCCTTAGTTTGTACTATTCTCCTGCAAATTTAATGCTATTATGGGATTATATGTATCAtgtataaaaaaacaaaaagtgcaTATTGACATATATTAGTACAGTCTACCTTTACTAAGCAGGTGTTCATGGCGTTTTTCATCAAATAACGAAAGTAATAcatctttctgtttctggaaTTCACATAATAagtcatctttttcttctgattctggCTTGGCCTTtgatgtttaaaacaaaaacaggtTTTAGAattcaaaagggaaaattaagCACTTGAATGACCCATGATGTAACTTCTATTTTCATCATAAATACTCTGTACATTTAAATCTTAAGtgaagaactgtattttcaaacaaGGTAGATGAGTCACTGAGTCactgtcctttaaaaaacacaattaCCACAAAATGTACAATTAAATAGCTGTCAACACAATTCAGACGAATGAATGTTCAAACAAACTGGCAGCTTATCACTTTTCTTTAGGTCTAGAGGCCTTAAAAACACTTAATCTTCATTTGCTTGAAgtctaattattttattttatcaaggcaaaaagaaaacatcgTTGCACAGCTATGGGTAAGGaaattgtaaataaaaaagtttaGATAAATTAGAAAGTTGTAGACAGATATTTTCAGGAAATGTTATGGtgctttttccattaaaaatgtacttaaaGCTACAGGTCTTACAATATTCGGGGATTTTCTTGTGCTTATTTGCCAGTGTAATTCAAACGATCACATAGCAGCATATTACAACACACTGCTAAATAGAAATGGGCTGTTTATAGTGACACTCCATACTCACAGCTCATGGGCCCAAACTTTGTGGAGTTTTACTCTGAACTGTAGATGCAAGTACTAACTAAATGTGAAGTTGTAGTTTCAGTAAAATCAATTGCAACCCTTCCATTTGCAATCAAAATCATCCATGTATATCACATGTTTTAAACTCTCTTAGATGTCAAATTACAAACTTATTCAGATTAACTGGACAAGTTTGtaatttttgctgcttcttacaGACAGAAGCTGCTGAAGATTAAGTGAAATGAGTGAGAAACTGTGATTGAGCCAAAAGTCAGATTTATGTCAGGATGTCATTTTGCCAGCTGTTGTTGCTTATAGCTAGATCAAAAGTACATTATATACCTGCACCAAGGCAAATTCCTCTTCAAGACCTTTTAAAACATTCACTTCAAACTGTCCCCAGAAATCAAATCCTTCTGCGTCGAGTCCTGGAGTTCTTTCCAGCCATGCctatgatgatgatgatgatgatgatgatgatggcgacaacagtaataataataataatatgttCAAATGTTAACAATGCAAGCATAATACTCTAGAATTACAAGTTACAGCAACATAAATTATACTGCTACAGTTGTTCTTGTTTAATATCCCATAGAG from Gavia stellata isolate bGavSte3 chromosome 5, bGavSte3.hap2, whole genome shotgun sequence encodes the following:
- the CTSO gene encoding cathepsin O → MGVLALLCCLLRAGSTALLEPAGTRLGEEGGGGGPGRRPWDGGGREKEAAAAALRESAKRIRLLNSSPKDNTTAFYGINQFSHLFPEEFKAIYLRSIPHKLPRYIKVPKGKEKPLPKKFDWRDKKVIAEVRNQRTCGGCWAFSVVGGIESAYAIKGNKLEELSVQQVIDCSYNNYGCSGGSTVSALSWLNQTKVKLVRDSEYTFKAQTGLCHYFGRSDFGVSITGFAAYDFSGQEEEMMRMLVNWGPLAVTVDAVSWQDYLGGIIQYHCSSGRANHAVLITGFDRTGSIPYWIVQNSWGPTWGIDGYVRVKIGGNVCGIADIVSSVFV